Proteins from one Xanthobacter autotrophicus Py2 genomic window:
- a CDS encoding protein of unknown function DUF302 (PFAM: protein of unknown function DUF302~KEGG: mmr:Mmar10_2335 protein of unknown function DUF302) — MSYTINRKLDGATMDAAEERVRAALTEAGFGVLTEIDVKATMKKKLDEDMAGYKILGACNPKMAHQALGIEPRVGAMLPCNVILREVDGGVEVSAIDPVASMQAIENPQLTRVAGQVRDMLAGVVKDA; from the coding sequence ATGAGCTACACGATAAACCGCAAGCTAGACGGCGCGACCATGGACGCGGCCGAAGAGCGCGTGCGCGCCGCCCTGACCGAGGCCGGTTTCGGCGTGCTGACCGAAATCGACGTCAAGGCAACGATGAAGAAGAAGCTGGACGAGGACATGGCCGGCTACAAGATCCTCGGTGCCTGCAACCCGAAGATGGCGCACCAGGCCCTGGGGATCGAACCGCGCGTGGGTGCGATGCTGCCCTGCAACGTGATCCTGCGCGAGGTCGACGGCGGGGTCGAGGTTTCGGCGATCGACCCGGTGGCCTCGATGCAGGCGATCGAGAACCCACAGCTGACCCGCGTGGCCGGCCAGGTGCGCGACATGCTGGCGGGCGTGGTGAAGGATGCCTGA
- a CDS encoding Bilirubin oxidase (PFAM: multicopper oxidase type 2; multicopper oxidase type 3~KEGG: mjl:Mjls_1438 bilirubin oxidase) → MSILNPPLHNLDRRQVLLGGAALLAAPFVLTGRAFAAEGGAALPIPPILEADGAQPVTLTARKGSHAFVPGTQTPTLGYEADYLGPTLRVRRGRTAQIDVVNRTDDVVTAHWHGAHVPGNMDGGPQTAFAPGQTWSARFDVHHPAATLWYHSHVHGKTGPQVYHGLAGLLLVDDPAAPDGLPSDYGVNDIPLVVQDRSFDSSGRLVYDISGMMSLMGGFLGDTICVNGAVRPVADVPRGLVRLRLLNGSNARFYDFTFADGRQFHQVASDGGLLPAPVARNRIALAPAERAEIVVDFSADSAPVRLISSDLAQGGMMGGGMMGGGAGSGGTLDILTFSPGSAQGNAPSALPAALPAPPFDLGAPVRTREFRLDMHAGSMIGSMARRLFGATGSIMGINGNAYDMGRIDAALTLGETELWRVSAPMMVHPFHVHGCSFQVVSRGGQPVDPATEGHKDVVVVDASGVEILVQVNKKADAADPFMLHCHILEHEDAGMMAQFTVT, encoded by the coding sequence GTGAGCATATTGAACCCACCACTGCACAATCTTGACAGGCGACAGGTCTTGCTGGGCGGCGCGGCGCTGCTGGCGGCTCCGTTCGTGCTGACCGGGCGCGCCTTCGCGGCGGAAGGCGGCGCGGCGTTGCCGATCCCGCCGATCCTAGAGGCCGACGGCGCGCAGCCGGTCACGCTGACCGCGCGAAAAGGCAGCCACGCCTTCGTGCCCGGCACGCAGACGCCGACGCTAGGGTATGAGGCCGATTACCTCGGGCCGACGCTGCGAGTGCGGCGCGGGCGCACCGCGCAGATCGACGTTGTCAACAGGACCGACGACGTGGTCACGGCGCATTGGCACGGGGCCCATGTCCCGGGCAACATGGATGGCGGCCCGCAGACGGCCTTCGCCCCCGGCCAGACGTGGTCGGCGCGGTTCGATGTGCATCACCCGGCGGCGACGCTGTGGTATCACAGCCATGTCCACGGCAAGACCGGGCCGCAGGTCTACCACGGGCTCGCGGGCCTGTTGTTGGTCGACGATCCCGCCGCGCCCGACGGCCTGCCTTCGGACTATGGTGTGAACGATATCCCGCTGGTGGTGCAGGACCGCAGCTTCGACAGCTCCGGGCGGCTGGTCTATGACATTTCCGGCATGATGTCCCTGATGGGCGGTTTTCTGGGCGACACGATCTGCGTCAACGGTGCGGTCCGACCGGTCGCGGATGTGCCGCGCGGACTGGTGCGGCTCCGCCTGCTCAATGGCTCGAACGCGCGGTTTTATGATTTTACCTTTGCCGACGGGCGGCAGTTCCATCAGGTCGCAAGCGACGGCGGGTTGCTGCCCGCGCCGGTCGCGCGCAATCGCATCGCCCTGGCCCCGGCCGAGCGCGCCGAGATCGTCGTCGATTTCAGCGCGGACAGCGCGCCTGTCCGCCTGATCAGCAGCGACCTCGCGCAGGGTGGCATGATGGGGGGCGGCATGATGGGCGGTGGGGCCGGTTCCGGCGGAACGCTGGATATCCTGACCTTTTCGCCGGGATCAGCCCAGGGCAATGCTCCCTCCGCACTGCCCGCCGCGCTCCCCGCACCGCCATTCGATCTCGGCGCCCCAGTGCGCACCCGCGAATTCCGGCTCGATATGCACGCGGGGTCCATGATTGGGTCGATGGCCAGAAGGCTATTCGGCGCCACCGGCAGTATCATGGGCATCAACGGCAACGCCTACGACATGGGCCGCATCGACGCGGCCCTGACCCTCGGCGAGACTGAGTTGTGGCGGGTGAGCGCGCCCATGATGGTGCATCCGTTCCACGTGCATGGGTGTTCGTTCCAAGTGGTGTCGCGCGGGGGCCAGCCCGTCGACCCCGCGACAGAGGGACACAAGGATGTGGTGGTCGTCGACGCAAGCGGCGTCGAAATCCTGGTCCAGGTCAACAAAAAGGCGGATGCGGCAGATCCGTTCATGCTGCATTGTCACATCCTTGAACATGAGGATGCCGGCATGATGGCGCAATTCACCGTGACCTGA
- a CDS encoding Rhodanese domain protein (SMART: Rhodanese domain protein~KEGG: tcx:Tcr_1668 rhodanese-like): MPEEAVVAPQVCITVGVTRCAVPGPDGPLDIRRIADPKHRLSPEWAHTSRPAPPAVLQPLVPVPGVVPLGELELIEALQDPYILIVDSRKPEQFARYTIPGAINLPFTDPETALEALGCRRTGDGWDCSGARPVAMFCNGVWCGQSPTLIHKLTAAGFPPGHIYYYRNGLQGWLLQGLSVWTPGEADVFHI; this comes from the coding sequence ATGCCTGAGGAAGCCGTCGTCGCGCCCCAGGTCTGCATCACCGTGGGCGTGACCCGATGCGCGGTGCCGGGACCCGATGGACCGCTTGATATCCGGCGGATCGCTGACCCAAAGCATCGGCTGTCGCCCGAGTGGGCGCACACCTCGCGCCCCGCACCTCCGGCGGTCTTGCAACCGCTGGTGCCGGTGCCGGGCGTGGTGCCGCTGGGCGAGCTTGAACTGATCGAGGCGCTGCAGGACCCCTATATCCTGATCGTCGACAGCCGCAAGCCCGAGCAATTCGCCAGATACACCATCCCCGGCGCGATCAACCTGCCGTTTACCGACCCCGAGACGGCGCTCGAGGCGCTGGGATGTCGGCGCACCGGCGACGGCTGGGATTGCAGCGGCGCGCGCCCGGTGGCGATGTTCTGCAACGGGGTCTGGTGCGGCCAGTCGCCCACGCTGATTCACAAGCTGACCGCCGCCGGCTTTCCGCCGGGACACATCTATTATTATCGCAACGGCCTGCAGGGTTGGCTGTTGCAGGGGTTGAGCGTCTGGACGCCGGGCGAGGCGGACGTCTTCCATATCTGA